The Candidatus Saccharimonadales bacterium genomic sequence TCTTACTCTCCTTATAATAGGTCTGGTTTACGGCGTACTCTTAGGGCTAACGCATCAATTAGCTTGGGATAGTTTCTGGAACGGTAATCCGCCGCATCTTGGGGGCGAGTTGGCCGGAAAGCTTTCACCTTTCGTTGAAACGATCCTCATGCGACTAGCAACCTTTGTCACTAGCGTCATTACCGGCATCATAACAGGCGGGTTTGTCGGTGCAATCGCTACTGGCGGATTATATTTTATACCCGGAGATAACAAATAGTCCCATGTCACTCATATACATCACCGGCATTTCTGGGTCGGGCAAATCAGCCGTTAGAAGCGAGCTTTTAAAACGCGGCTACGAAGCTCACAGTACTGACGAAGATGAAATTGCAGGATTCTACAACAATGAGACAGGGCAGGCCGTTAAAAATCCAGACGACCCAAATGACCGTACGCCGGAGTGGCGTGCACATCATACATGGAATCTATCCCGAGAAGCAGTAGAGACGCTTGCCGAAAAGACAATGCAAAAACCTATCTTTCTTTGTGGCGTAGCATCTAATGATGTCGGGATCGGGGATCTGTTCTCTCAGGTTTTCGCTCTGAATATCAGCGCGAAAACGCTCAAACACAGAATTGACACACGAACGGGCAATAGCTTTGGCAAACTTCCTCATGAATTTGAAAGTCTGTTAGGGTGGCAAAAAACGGCAGAAGAAGACTACCGAAAAGCAGGCGCGATTATTATTGACGGCGAACGATCTGTTGAGCTGGTAGTAGACGAAATACTCAGCAAAGTCAGCTAAGAGCGTAGGGATTTTTCGGCTTTACTTGCCTTGATTGAACTCACGATAGAAGCTGTAATAATCGCGACGCCAATAATACCCGCTACCACTTCAGGAATGTCCCGGAATAACCCTATTAGTAGTACGATCGCCAAAATACCAATCGTATAGTGAGCACCGTGCTCCAGGAATCGATAGGCTGCCAAAACCTTACGACGCACCATAAATAATGTAAGCGAGCGTACCCATAGCGCCCCTATGCCAAGCCCGATTGCGATCAGAATAACATCTTGCGTAACAGCGAACGCACCAATTACCCCGTCAAAACTAAAGCTTGCGTCTAGTACTTCAAGATATAGAAAAGCAGTTAGACCAGCAAGGCCTGCTTTTTGAACGGATTTTCCTGCAGCCTTTTCAGCTTTTTCATGATGACGAGTAAAGAATTCGGCAAGAGCGTGAATCGCCAGATAGACGATCATACCCGTAATACCTGAGAGAAATGTTTCTCGTGGATGAGCGTTAAAAGGCAGGACGGCAACAATACTCAATACCAGGAAACATACCGCGCTATATACCCACCATGTCCCAATACGCTGGAGCGGCCGTTCGATAATGCTAATCCAATGGATCTTCCGAAGCGGATCAAAAAAGAAATGGAGACAAAGCATCAAAAGGAACATACCGCCAAATGCCGCAATACTTGGATGCGCCTTATGCAGTTCTTCGGCATATTTTTCAGGTTGATGCAGCGCAAGATTAATGACATCATTCCATGGTAGTCCAGCGGTTAACATAACCACCAGGATAGGGAAAATGACACGCATGCCAAATACCGCAATCAAAATACCAATAGTCATAAACATTCGCTGCCAAAACGTGCTCATTGTCACAAGCACGCGGGCATTAATGATGGCATTTTCAAAACTAAACGTAATCTCAATCGCCATCAATACTAAGGTAATAAATGCAGCGACAGGGCCTAAGTATATAAAAACGAGTGCAAGAGCAATGATGCTTACGACACCCGATACGGCAAATATACGGAACGGTGAGTGGGAATGAAATAATGATGGCATAAACTTGTACTATCTTATGTTATCGAAGGATACCTTTCAAGCATAGAAAAAAATACACCCCTGCTTGACGAGGGGTGTATTTAGAGTGAGCGATCAGTTGTTAGCCAAGGAGCGCACGACGACTAGCGACGTAGTATCCTACAGCAGCGATTAATGATCCTGCACCAACTAGTGCAACGATTCCATCGCTCATACCCGTGTGAGGCAATTCTGGTGGTGTTGTTGGAGGTGTCTCAACACATTCAGGATTGTTCTCGTGGCCAGGTGTCGTACAGTCAGCCTTACATTCAGGGCTGTCTTTAGGGAAGTCTTCTTTGCCAGGAACTGGGCAAGGAGTACAGCGTTTGTCACCTTCTGGGAATGTTTCTCCGTTAGGAGTCGTACATACCTTTGGTGAAATGGTAAATTTAACTTCACATTCTTTAGAGGTTTTCACTTCGTCTTTACCGTTAAGCTTTACATTTACAGAAAGTTTAGCAGTATATTCCTTTGCTTCCTTGTATGTGTGCATTGAAGTAATCTTGTCAGACGTACTTGCAATTGGTTCAGTTGTACCGTCACCGAAGTCTAGCGTGTAACCAGTGATAGTTGCGCCGCCAGCGACTGTTGCGCCGCCAGTAAAGGTTCGGCTAAGATCAGTTTCTGAAATCTGGTCTACGGCAAGTCCGTCACAGGTAGCAGTAGGAGTTTCAGGAAGTTTTTCAACTTCGAAAGGTTTTGTACAGTTAGCGTTAGCTGGTAATGTTATGTCTTTGCCATTAACCGTTACGGTTACAAGGGCTTGGACGGTGTACTTACCAACGATAGCGTTCGTGTACGCAGGACTAGTTGTGCGAATTTCCTTACCGGCTGCGTCACGAATAACGTAAGTTATCGTTTTGACTGTTGCGTTTTTAACCGTAGTTTTAGTCTCAAACTTGAACTCTGTACGGTTGATCTTGGTAACAGTAAGCAGATCACAGCTATATACAGGTACGGGTGGGACTGCATCTACAGGGAATGTACCTTTACATGTAGCTGCCGTAATGTCTTTTTTAACATTTCCAAGTTGGACAGTGACAGTAAGTGTTATCGTGTATGTCTTGCCCGTGGCTAGATTAGGATAGTTATGAGTTAGCGATGTAGCAGTGGTTGTTTGCTTTGTGTTATCACCGAAGTAATAGTTGTAAGCAATCACTTTACCACCGTTAGTTACCTTCGCAGGACTTGCTACGGCTTTAACCTGTGTTCGGCTTATCCTCGTAAGAGTTAGGCGGTCACAAACTGCCGTAGGCACTACAGGAGGCTTTGGTGGCTTAGGTGGAACTGGGGGCAGTTTTGGGTGAGCAGTAACCGGGTTACCACAGCTTGTGATGATAGCGAATTTAAATACGCCATTTACCATCTTGATCATTGCTGCTTGACCTTCAGATCCAAACGTAGAAACAGAAGTGATTGCAGCACCGCTAGTACCGGCAATAGGTGTACCACCTAAGTTACGAGCACCGTCACGGGCACCGGTAGCAACGATTTTATCATTAATAGTCACGTTACCGTTACGCCACACGACGCCACCGACCATACCGGTTACATCTGCTTTTTTAATACCAAAAGCGGCATATACTTTAGTGTGGTCTTTGTATTTGGTATCGTTATTGAATTTCGAGTGAAATTCTTTTTCGTTTAACGCACCACAATATATAATGGCGTACTTGTCACAGTCCCGGCTGTAGTCTATGGCAGCTTTTGCTGTTAACTGTACGACACCAAAAGTAGCAACCGCTAACAGGGTGACGACAAATAATAATAGTTTCTTTCGCATTCAACTTCTCCTCACAATAAGTTATACCTGTAAATGTATCACATATGCCTCAAACTGTCAATGCTTTATATAATATAGTAAGGATTAGCACAAGCAGTTTAATTTAAGGTGATCCTCCGTCCGAGTGTCGTATGTATATACGCGCATAAATTTGCTATACTGTCATATATGAAATCATTGAGCCTCAGCCAACCACATCTGATTATCATGACAGGGGTTCCGGGCAGCGGAAAAAGCTTTTTTGCCGAAAAATTTGCTGATACGTTCCGTGCTCCTTATGTCAGTTATGAAATAATTTCTTCCCTATGCAGCAATAGCGATGCTACAGCTGCAGACGAGCTTTTTTACTACCAAATACATGAGCTATTGAAAACGCAACAAACCGTTATCATCGAAGGGTTAAGTGACACGCGCACCGAACGAAGCGAACTCACCCGAAAGGCACGTGCGTCAGGCTACATGCCCTTGTTACTCTGGGTGCAGACCGATCCTTCCACCGCGAAAAATCGCGTCACCCGTGTCACTAAGAACAAACCAAACCGTACGCTAACACCAGAAGAATACGACCATGAAGCAAAACGCTTTACCCCGCCAAACGCGATCGAGAAACCCGTTGTCGTTAGCGGCAAACACACCTATGCCACACAAGCAAAAGTCATTTTAAAGAAGTTGTCGGCTCCCCGTACTGAAATCTCTGCCCACACCACTCCCATAGCTATACGTGAACCCGGTCGCCGAAATATTACAGTTAGGTAACACGGGACTTAATGCCAACAATTAATGACGATGAATTTGGCACAATCTCACTTCGTCGAAGCGCCCATGCCTCGCACGTGCGCATTCGCGTTGCTCCAGACGGACGGCTACGGGCATCTTTGCCTTTGTATGCGCCTGTATTTCTAGTGAAGCGGCTCATAAAATCTTCACGGTCAGAACTACGCGCTATGCTTTCGCAGCACGTCGGCGGCACGCTTTTTACTGACGGCATGCAGATAGGCAAAAGCCACACATTGATCGTTCGTCCGACACCCACTGAGGTAATGAGCGTTAAGCGGCATGCTCTACAAATTATTATTCAGCTGCCTAATACTCTAGTCCTAGAAGATCCTGTAGTGCAACGCACCGTTCGAGACGAAGTTATTAAAGCCCTAAGGCTCGAAGCGAAAAGTTACTTGCCGAAGCGACTAGCCTTTCTTGCGAATAAATATGGCTTTTCATATGAGAGAGTCCGGTTTTCGCATGCAGGAGGACGATGGGGAAGTTGCAGTACGAGCGGCACGGTTAGTCTGAATATCGCGCTAATGAAGTTGCCGTTCGAGCTTATTGATTATGTACTCATCCACGAACTAAGCCATACCGTCGAGATGAATCACTCCGAGGAGTTCTGGCGGCTCGTTAAATTAGGCGACAGCGATTACAAAACGCATCGTCATTCCCTAAAAGAATACACGCCATCTATTTAAAAAGCTTACGCTACCCTGTATAATAAACTCATCTATGTACAACGGTGGGGTAACAATCAACCAGCGCACAGCGCAAATTATTCGATTCTCGGGGTTGA encodes the following:
- a CDS encoding PKD domain-containing protein: MRKKLLLFVVTLLAVATFGVVQLTAKAAIDYSRDCDKYAIIYCGALNEKEFHSKFNNDTKYKDHTKVYAAFGIKKADVTGMVGGVVWRNGNVTINDKIVATGARDGARNLGGTPIAGTSGAAITSVSTFGSEGQAAMIKMVNGVFKFAIITSCGNPVTAHPKLPPVPPKPPKPPVVPTAVCDRLTLTRISRTQVKAVASPAKVTNGGKVIAYNYYFGDNTKQTTTATSLTHNYPNLATGKTYTITLTVTVQLGNVKKDITAATCKGTFPVDAVPPVPVYSCDLLTVTKINRTEFKFETKTTVKNATVKTITYVIRDAAGKEIRTTSPAYTNAIVGKYTVQALVTVTVNGKDITLPANANCTKPFEVEKLPETPTATCDGLAVDQISETDLSRTFTGGATVAGGATITGYTLDFGDGTTEPIASTSDKITSMHTYKEAKEYTAKLSVNVKLNGKDEVKTSKECEVKFTISPKVCTTPNGETFPEGDKRCTPCPVPGKEDFPKDSPECKADCTTPGHENNPECVETPPTTPPELPHTGMSDGIVALVGAGSLIAAVGYYVASRRALLG
- a CDS encoding AAA family ATPase, with protein sequence MKSLSLSQPHLIIMTGVPGSGKSFFAEKFADTFRAPYVSYEIISSLCSNSDATAADELFYYQIHELLKTQQTVIIEGLSDTRTERSELTRKARASGYMPLLLWVQTDPSTAKNRVTRVTKNKPNRTLTPEEYDHEAKRFTPPNAIEKPVVVSGKHTYATQAKVILKKLSAPRTEISAHTTPIAIREPGRRNITVR
- a CDS encoding DUF475 domain-containing protein, whose product is MPSLFHSHSPFRIFAVSGVVSIIALALVFIYLGPVAAFITLVLMAIEITFSFENAIINARVLVTMSTFWQRMFMTIGILIAVFGMRVIFPILVVMLTAGLPWNDVINLALHQPEKYAEELHKAHPSIAAFGGMFLLMLCLHFFFDPLRKIHWISIIERPLQRIGTWWVYSAVCFLVLSIVAVLPFNAHPRETFLSGITGMIVYLAIHALAEFFTRHHEKAEKAAGKSVQKAGLAGLTAFLYLEVLDASFSFDGVIGAFAVTQDVILIAIGLGIGALWVRSLTLFMVRRKVLAAYRFLEHGAHYTIGILAIVLLIGLFRDIPEVVAGIIGVAIITASIVSSIKASKAEKSLRS
- a CDS encoding SprT family zinc-dependent metalloprotease — protein: MPTINDDEFGTISLRRSAHASHVRIRVAPDGRLRASLPLYAPVFLVKRLIKSSRSELRAMLSQHVGGTLFTDGMQIGKSHTLIVRPTPTEVMSVKRHALQIIIQLPNTLVLEDPVVQRTVRDEVIKALRLEAKSYLPKRLAFLANKYGFSYERVRFSHAGGRWGSCSTSGTVSLNIALMKLPFELIDYVLIHELSHTVEMNHSEEFWRLVKLGDSDYKTHRHSLKEYTPSI